In Thermodesulfobacteriota bacterium, the sequence GATGATTCCAAAATTACTCTCTATGACAAAACCAGGTTCTTTAAGCGTCTCGTCAGGTTCAACCCGAATTCCACTTATGGAACTAATGATGTAATTATAGTCGTCAGTGCGGACTTTTAGCACAACTTCACTCTTTTTCTCGCAAAGCTCCAAAGCCTTCTTTATCATATTAAGCACAGAGCTTTTGTCAACCGAACACTCCTTCAATACGATCGCCTCCGCAACAGCAAACGCGATTTCAAATGCTAATCTTTCTGCCTTCTTTGTCATCTCTTTTTTAAACTCTTCGAAACCTGAAAGGTAGCTGTTAAACCTTTTAATCACAGCTTCAGCCTTTTTCATTCCCATTTCGTACCCGGCTTTCTCTCCCTGACGGTAAGCCTCTTCGAATGTCTTTCTTATTTCTTCCTCTATGTTTTGTGTCTCATCTTTTTCTATCTGGATCTTTACCTCTTCTGGTCTTCCCTCGAAAAATGGGTAAAATCTTTCTGGTTCCTTCAAAGAAGAGTCTTCCTCAAGATTTTTAAGGGAGAGAGGTTTTGGACTAGATGAATCTCTCATTTCCGCGTGAAACTACTATCTTTCCTTCTGACTCGAGTTTCTTCGCAACCATGGCGATCCTCTGCTGTGCCTTTTCGACTTCCGAAACTCTTATCGGTCCTAGTGCTTCGATATCTTCCTTAAGCATAGCCCTTGCCCTTTCGGACATGTTCGAGAATATCTTTTCCTTTATCTGCTCTGAAGCCCCTTTTAAAGCAATAGTTAGATCTTCAGAAGATATTTCTTTCAGTAGGATTTGAATTCCTCTGTTATCGATTTTCAAAAGATCATCGAAAGTGAACATTAATCGCCTTATGCGTTCGGCAAGGTCATGGTCTTTTTCTTCAATCTTACCTAGGAGAGTCGTTTCTTGAGACCTGTCCATCTGGTTAAGAATATTTGCAACCATCTCTACCCCGCCCAGCTCTCTTCCCTCAACTACTCCTATAGCTTCGAGCTGCTCTCTCAGTACAGTCTCCACATCTTCCAAAATCTTTTTGTCTACTTTTTCTAAGGTTGCAATCCGCATAAGGACGTCCCATTGTAACTTTTCTGGAAGATTAATTAGGACTTCGTGAGCTTTTCTTGCCCCGATTGTGGAGAGAACTAGGGCGATAGTTTGGGGATGTTCCCCTTTCAGCACGTATGCCAAAACCCTTGGATCGCAGGTTTTCAAAAATTCACCAGGCATCCCTTTTCTGCCCTGGATCTGGGCTAAGAACCCCTCAGCTTTTTCCTCTCCTAGAGTCTCTTTAAGTAGTTTTATAAATAGGTCCTCCCCATCTATGATTGTCCTTGTCCTTTTTGCGACTATATTCACAAATTCTTCGTGAACCCTCTGAATAGCCTCTTCGGAAACGAACTTGAGATTGGAAATCTCCCTTGCGATAAGCTGAATCTCTCTCTCTTCGAGACCCTTTAATACCTCCCTTGAGATTCGATCATCTATAGTCAAAAGAAGTATTGCCGCTTTTCTGGCTCCCGTAAGCTCGCTTAACTGATTCACGCATTCCCCCTCATCCAATCTTTGATTACCGCCCTAACGGTGTCGGCATCTATCTTCTTTTCACCAATCAGTTTTTGCACACTATCCGGTACAGGAACCGCCTGAGCTCCAGCTTCCAGTTCACGCTGTAACGCTACTTTCCCTTCCTTTATCATCTCGTACGCTTCCTCAACCTTGGGACGCGGCTTTCTTAGGAGAAGCAAGATAGGCCTTACAAGAAAAAAGATAATGGCGAAGGCCATCAACGTATAAAAACCATATTTTGCAAGGGTTAGGATCATTTCTCTTTTCTCTTCTCTTTCCATCTGGGCTCTTTCTTCCACAAGACTTTCGGTCTCAAAAGGCATATTTATCACTTCGATTGTATCTCCTCTTTGTTCGTCAAACCCAATCGCTCTCGCCACAAGCTTCCTTATATCCTCCAACTCCTTGTTAGTCCTGGGGATATACTTAATCTCTTCTCCTTTTTGGGTCTTTACTATTTCGTATTTCCCGTCAACAACTACAGCAACTGAAATCCTCTTTATTTCACCAAAAGGCTCAACGATTTTTCGAACGGTCCTACTCACTTCATAGTTGGCCTCACTTTCCTCCCTTTCTGACATTTGGGTTTTTTCGCTTTCTCTCGATTGTTGATCCTCTCTACGGACATTAGATCTTACTCCTGGCACTCCCCCAGGACTTGTCGATCTGCTCGTTGATCTCTCTTTAAGCCTTTTCTCGCTTGTCAAAACGGTTTTATCCGGCTGGTACTCTTCTTCTAATTTTTCTACCTTTCTCAAGTTTAGGTCTACGGATACCCTCACTATAGATCTACCTACGTTCAGAAACTGATCAAGCATGGATTGCAATGACTCTTCTATCTTTCGTTCCACAGTCCTTTGCAATTCGAACTGTTGGGCAGAGATGAAAGTCACACTGTCTTTTTCTCCGCCCTTATAAAGTATTTTCCCTTGGGCGTCAACAACTACAACGTTTTCTGGCTTAAGCCCCTCCACACTTCTGGAAACAAGATGGACAATCCCCATGACCTGTTCCCTGGAAAGGGTCTTTCCAGGTCTTAGTTTTAACAACACTGAGGCGGTTGGTTCCTTTTCTTTTTCCACAAATAGTGATTTTTCGGGGATGGCAATGTGGACCCTGGAGGCGGCTATTTCAGGCATTTGGTTAATCGTCCTTTGCAACTCGCCTTGAACTGCTCTTCTATAGTTTATATTTTGCATAAATTCTGTCATACCATAGCTTGCTTTATCAAATAGCTCGAATCCGACACTCCCACTTCCAGGAAGGGCGTTTTGCGAAGCCAAAGCGAGTCTGATTTCGTGAACCTTATCCTTAGGCACGTAGATAGCCGTGCCTCCCGCCTCAAGTCTATAGGGAATCCTTTGCTCTTTGAGTCTCGTTACGATCATAGACGCGTCTTCAATCGAGAGTCCGGAAAATAGAAGACTATAACTCTCTTTCTGTAAAAAAGAAAGACCGATCACTGAGCCGGCAATGATCAAAATGAGTATAAGAAAGTATGTATAAAGCTTTCCTTTAGGTAATGACCTTATGTAATCTTTCGTTCCCCTAACGTATAAATCGAGGTCAGGCATTCACTACACCTGCATTCTCATGATTTCTTCGTATGCGGTGATTATCTTGTTCCTTATCTGCATCATCAGCTGGAAGGTTAAATCCGCCTTTTCTAGCGCAATCATGACACTGTGAAGATCCTCAAATTCATTCTTTGCAAGCCTTTCCACCTCTTTGGTTGCCTCTTTTTCTATTTCTGCGACCTTTTCTAGGGACTCCCTCAGAAATTCCTTAAAGGATACCGCATCTTTTTCGTTCGCCTTTTCTAATGAGTGCGAAAAGTCAGGCAATTTTATGTTTTCCACCTTCATTGGTCAGCCTCCTACTTTACAATCTCTAGTGTTTTGATAATCATTTCCTTTGTTATATTTAAAACCGCAAGATTCGCTTCATAGGACCGGCTAGCATCCACCATGTCGACCATCTCCTCGATTATATTCACATTCGGATAATTAACATAGCCGTCAGAATCTGCATGAGGGTGAGAAGGATCATAGACTTTATTAAAAGGATCGTTACTTTCTACAACTTCCTGCACCTTCACACCTTGGAGCTTTCCTTGAAGGGTATTTTTGAAATCCACGGGTTCGAAAATAACCTCTTTTTTTCTATAGGGGTCGCCATCTTCAGTTTTTGTGGTGTGAATGTTAGCAAGGTTAGATGAAATTATCTCCATTCTAATCTTTTGGGCAGAGAGCGCCGAAGCACTGATTTTTAAAGCGTCAAAAGATGCCATGTGGGCCTCCTTTCAACTTTTAATTTATCTCCTTCCCTCATTTATGATGTATCGGATCATCGAAAACTTCTTCGTGATGACACGGATTAACGCTGAGTAAGCAAGAAAGTTTTCGGTAAGCTTAACTACTTCTTTCTCCAAATCAACGGTATTACCATCCCGAGCCTCAATCTGTCCTGATGTTTCGTGATCTTCAAGGATTCTTATTTGGGTAGAATTCTTTATTTCTCTTCTCATCTCCGATTCAAAATCTATGTCCTTTCTTTTGTAACCCGGCGTATTGGCATTCGCCACGTTTCCGGCAAGTATCTTATGGTAAAATGACCTCAAATTTAATGCTTTCTCTATAAGTGACAGTTTTTCCATCTTTTACCCCCACTCCGGGACCTCTATTCCCATCCTTCTATACTCTTTGATTTTGTTTCTTAAGGTTCTTGGGGTTATTCCTAGTATCTTTGCGGCTCTGGTCCTATTGCCATGAGTAGCCCTGAGGGCCTCAATTATCATTTTCGTTTCCATCTCCTCCAAAGATCCAAATCTTTCTTCCTTCGCCATCTCAACTTCTTTTAAGTGGTTGACTTTGATTATCGTGTAATCGGAAAGTATACAAGCTCTTGCTATTGCATTTTCAAGCTCCCTTACGTTTCCTTTCCACTCCCGGTTGATAAGGTATTCCATGGCCTCCTCCTCAATCCTGACATCCATACCCTTAGAGTACTTTTTAATCATGTGGTAAACCAGAGGAGGTA encodes:
- a CDS encoding FliH/SctL family protein, which encodes MRDSSSPKPLSLKNLEEDSSLKEPERFYPFFEGRPEEVKIQIEKDETQNIEEEIRKTFEEAYRQGEKAGYEMGMKKAEAVIKRFNSYLSGFEEFKKEMTKKAERLAFEIAFAVAEAIVLKECSVDKSSVLNMIKKALELCEKKSEVVLKVRTDDYNYIISSISGIRVEPDETLKEPGFVIESNFGIIDGTLKTQIEELKREISKFFE
- the fliG gene encoding flagellar motor switch protein FliG — encoded protein: MNQLSELTGARKAAILLLTIDDRISREVLKGLEEREIQLIAREISNLKFVSEEAIQRVHEEFVNIVAKRTRTIIDGEDLFIKLLKETLGEEKAEGFLAQIQGRKGMPGEFLKTCDPRVLAYVLKGEHPQTIALVLSTIGARKAHEVLINLPEKLQWDVLMRIATLEKVDKKILEDVETVLREQLEAIGVVEGRELGGVEMVANILNQMDRSQETTLLGKIEEKDHDLAERIRRLMFTFDDLLKIDNRGIQILLKEISSEDLTIALKGASEQIKEKIFSNMSERARAMLKEDIEALGPIRVSEVEKAQQRIAMVAKKLESEGKIVVSRGNERFI
- the fliF gene encoding flagellar basal-body MS-ring/collar protein FliF; translation: MPDLDLYVRGTKDYIRSLPKGKLYTYFLILILIIAGSVIGLSFLQKESYSLLFSGLSIEDASMIVTRLKEQRIPYRLEAGGTAIYVPKDKVHEIRLALASQNALPGSGSVGFELFDKASYGMTEFMQNINYRRAVQGELQRTINQMPEIAASRVHIAIPEKSLFVEKEKEPTASVLLKLRPGKTLSREQVMGIVHLVSRSVEGLKPENVVVVDAQGKILYKGGEKDSVTFISAQQFELQRTVERKIEESLQSMLDQFLNVGRSIVRVSVDLNLRKVEKLEEEYQPDKTVLTSEKRLKERSTSRSTSPGGVPGVRSNVRREDQQSRESEKTQMSEREESEANYEVSRTVRKIVEPFGEIKRISVAVVVDGKYEIVKTQKGEEIKYIPRTNKELEDIRKLVARAIGFDEQRGDTIEVINMPFETESLVEERAQMEREEKREMILTLAKYGFYTLMAFAIIFFLVRPILLLLRKPRPKVEEAYEMIKEGKVALQRELEAGAQAVPVPDSVQKLIGEKKIDADTVRAVIKDWMRGNA
- the fliE gene encoding flagellar hook-basal body complex protein FliE, which translates into the protein MKVENIKLPDFSHSLEKANEKDAVSFKEFLRESLEKVAEIEKEATKEVERLAKNEFEDLHSVMIALEKADLTFQLMMQIRNKIITAYEEIMRMQV
- the flgC gene encoding flagellar basal body rod protein FlgC; this translates as MASFDALKISASALSAQKIRMEIISSNLANIHTTKTEDGDPYRKKEVIFEPVDFKNTLQGKLQGVKVQEVVESNDPFNKVYDPSHPHADSDGYVNYPNVNIIEEMVDMVDASRSYEANLAVLNITKEMIIKTLEIVK
- a CDS encoding flagellar basal body protein, with amino-acid sequence MEKLSLIEKALNLRSFYHKILAGNVANANTPGYKRKDIDFESEMRREIKNSTQIRILEDHETSGQIEARDGNTVDLEKEVVKLTENFLAYSALIRVITKKFSMIRYIINEGRR